CGAGCTCGTCGCCGCCGATCCTGATCGACTGGCTGGTGACCACGCCGCCCATCGAGATGATCGCCACCTCGGTGGTGCCCCCGCCGATGTCGACCACCATGTTTCCGGTCGGCTCGTGCACCGGCAGACCGGCCCCGATGGCGGCCGCCATGGGCTCCTCGACGATGTAGACCTTCCTGGCGCCCGCCTGGTATCCGGCCTCCTTGACCGCGCGCTGCTCGACGCTGGTGATCCCGCTCGGCACGGCGATGATGATGCGCGGCTTGGCGAGGTGCCGGCGTCGGTGCACCCGTTGAATGAAATATCGCAGCATTCGCTCGGTGACGTCGAAGTCGGCGATCACGCCGTCCTTGAGCGGCCGGACGGCGACGATGTTGCCGGGCGTACGACCGATCATCCGCTTGGCTTCGATGCCAACGGCGACGATCTTGCCGGTGGCGGTGTTGATCGCTACGACTGACGGCTCGTTGAGGACGATGCCCCGGCCGCGCACGTAGACCAACGTGTTGGCGGTGCCCAGGTCGACCGCCATATCACGGCCGAGAAACGCGAGCTTGCTGCCCATGGGGAACGGAGCCCTCCGTAACGTCGTTCGCGAATGACTACGGATCGAATTCGAATCGTAACGTGACGTACCCACCGAGGGGCGCAATGAGCCCTCGCGCCCCACAAAAATCTCCAGCCGCTACCTCAACCGCAATTTTGCCCGGATTGCACCACAACACCCGATCAGCTGCTGGAACGATCCAAAACGCCCACGCCCACGATCATGTACTTCCCACTTCACGTGCTGACTCTGCCAACCATAGAGAGAACAGCCGACAAAACCGTGACACAGCTTTCTCCACGAATCGGCGCCCCGCACGCCAAGCTCCCGCCAACATACGGCGGGCCACTGACAAAAACGCGCGCCCACGCAGCGGGAAGCTGCGCGGGCGCGACGGTGCGAACCGGGATCGCCTAGAAGCGGTCGGGGAAGAAGATCTTGATCTCCCTGGCGGCCGACTCCGGCGAGTCGGAGCCGTGAACGACGTTCTCGCCGATCTCGAGCGCGTGGTCGCCGCGGATCGTGCCGGGCGCCGACTTGACCGGGTCGGTGGCGCCGGCCAGCGCGCGGAACGCCTCGACGGCGCGCGGGCCCTCGAGCACCAGGGCGACGAGCGGCCCGGAGGTGATGAACTCGACGAGCTCGCCGAAGAACGGCCGCTCGGAGTGCTCGGCGTAGTGCGCCTTGGCGGTGTCGGCGTCGAGGGTGCGCAGGTCCATCGCCACGACCTTGAGGCCCTTGCGCTCCACGCGCGCGATCACGTCACCGA
The Nonomuraea helvata genome window above contains:
- a CDS encoding rod shape-determining protein, yielding MGSKLAFLGRDMAVDLGTANTLVYVRGRGIVLNEPSVVAINTATGKIVAVGIEAKRMIGRTPGNIVAVRPLKDGVIADFDVTERMLRYFIQRVHRRRHLAKPRIIIAVPSGITSVEQRAVKEAGYQAGARKVYIVEEPMAAAIGAGLPVHEPTGNMVVDIGGGTTEVAIISMGGVVTSQSIRIGGDELDQAVISFAKKEFSLMLGERTAEEIKIAIGSASPDGEESHAEIRGRDLVSGLPKTIVVSSGEIRKAIEEPVNAIVDAVKTTLDKCPPELSGDIMDRGIALTGGGALLKGLDERVKAETGMPVHLVENALDSVAIGSGKCAEEFEALQQVLVPESRH
- the ndk gene encoding nucleoside-diphosphate kinase, which gives rise to MSERTLVLIKPDGVKRGLIGDVIARVERKGLKVVAMDLRTLDADTAKAHYAEHSERPFFGELVEFITSGPLVALVLEGPRAVEAFRALAGATDPVKSAPGTIRGDHALEIGENVVHGSDSPESAAREIKIFFPDRF